From the Apteryx mantelli isolate bAptMan1 chromosome 29, bAptMan1.hap1, whole genome shotgun sequence genome, the window ccggcgggggcccttccccgcccgcccctgcccccacGGTGCGGCTCGGCGCCCCCAGCGGTCCCCCCCGCGCCCcagggcggcccccggcccctcaCCTTCCGCGTGGGTGGCAGCGCAGAGCGcgacgagcagcagcagcagccgcagcggCATGGTGGACCCGCACGCaacacccgccgccgccggcacccaCCGGCCCGCTCACTTCCGCTTCCGGGAGAGGCGGGGAAGGGGGGCTGACGTCACTTCCGGGCAGAGCGCCTGCGAGAGCGGGGTGGTAGCGGCGGGGGGGCAGGGCCGCGCCAGGGGGAGGTGGTGACAAGAGAAGGGGCGGGGCtgaggcgggggcggggctgaggCGGAACGGGGCGGAGCTAAGGGAGACCGGGGGCGGGGCTGAAGGGCAAATCGGAGGCGGAGCTGGGAGCCAATTAGGGCGGGCCTGAGGGGGATCAGGGCGGGGCTGAGGGCAGGCTGGGGGCGGGGCTAGGACAGCTGGGGGCGGGTCTAGGGGCGAACGGAGGCAGGGCTGCGGTGAAGGGGGGTTAGGCTGGGGAGCGcacaggggcggggccaggggcggACATGGGCGTGGCCAAGGGCAGGTGGGGCGGGGCCTAgtggggagcaggcaggaggcCTCGCCCGGCCCCTTGCAGGCGCCTGATTGACGCTTCTGTTTTCACCTTGcaattttggtgtttttttccttgaCTTTGGGCAAATTGTAAAGCAGACGAGCGAGGCAATTCCTCGCACCCCTGGGAGCCGGGAGCAACCGAGCCGAGGCTGAGATCTTCTGGATTTGCGAAGCGGGGATGGAAATATGCCCCAAATGccgagggtggtggtggtggctccGCGCGAGGCTTGTTTTTCACTTCATATTTTTGGCTGAAAACGTGATAAACGGCAACCGATGACCCTGCGCTGCCTCCGTggggctgcagcccctccggGCAGTGAGGAAGACGCCAGCAGCTTCGTTGCACCGACGGAAAcgagaaggagggggaaaaagagagagaaaaaaaaagggaggattgAGGCTTTTCACCCTCAGTGAAACCCTTGCCttgccgggccgccgccgccgtcccctgcgGGCCCAACTTCGCACCGAAAGGAGAAGCGATTAGCAAATGGAAGGAATGTAATGACGCTAATTAAGATGCCTTAAGCGTGGCCGCTGCCCCTGCGCCAGCTGCCGGGGCCGGAGTTTGCCGAGCGGCAGCcttgccccggcgcggcgcggggacccGGGACATCTGGCGCGGCctccccctccgccggcccctcgcGAAAGGCCGGGTCGAGGAAGCCTCCGCTCGGTTCGGCGGCCCCTAATTAGCTCCATCGCGGCGGGAGACCCCTGGGACCTCGTTAGGCGTTTCAATTAGCGAAGAGGCagagcggcgcggcgggcagaGGAGGGGGACCGCTCCGTCACGGTGGCTGCAAATAGGCGAGCCCACGGAGGTGACACAAGTAACCCTGGCTGCGGAAAGCGGGGAAAACACCAGGCTGGctcccaaaaaaaaagaagtagctgCAAGTTGTTGTCGGGAAAAACCTCACCCACCTGCTCCGCGGGTGCTTCGCTCCGAGCCGGCACCCGACCCGATCCGAGCTCAGCGGATCTGCTTTCGGGCTCTGAAGCTGCCCAGTTTTGGCATCTGCCGGACCGGCCCTGGCATGGGATCGAGCTCTCCCGTTTCCTTAAAGCCAAAGGGATGGGCCAGGCCCGTAACCGGCGAGAGGTGCAAATGCCGTTAAttagtttttaaagcaatttgcGCTGCGTGTTTTTATATGGAACGGCCTTGGGGAGCACCCTGCCCTGGCTCCCGCGCAGGCGGCGATGCAGCCCGGCTCCCTACCCGTTCCCAAACACGGCTCCAGGGAAACCGCAGTGATCGCTTACCCGGAGCATCCCCAGCCGGGCGAGATCGGACGCTCCGTGAGCTTCCTTCATTCCCGGAATCGAGCGGAAATGGAGACGAGCGTGTATCTGCCACGGCTGCCCGTTCTGAATTTCGGCCGTgcttccctgctcctcctgctgctaCTTTTGGGATTTCCTACGTGGATCTCGGAGGCGGCAGCAAACCCAGTGCGAGCTGCTCCCTGCCCGGTGCTGCGCTCGCCTTTCCTTCCGCTGCCGAGCTTTCGTCGGACACGACGTCATCCTCTCTCTTGCCTTTTCCCCCGTTGTCGGATGGCCGACGAGAGCAGGATGACAAGGCGGGACAGTGGCGGAGGCCTCGTTTTCCCAAGGGAGCGAACCGAAAAATGGGGAATTTgaggctgcagagctgctttttttgGTTAGCAGGTTGACAAGCGAGTTCTCGTCACTGGGAAATACGGCTCGAGTGCTCGCCGGGACGCCGGGCACTGCTCTCCTCCGCTGCCTGGTTTGATTTCGGCTCCTGGGATTGCGGATAAATTAGCACCTTGTGAGAGACGGAGGCTAAAGCTTGATGGAAAAAGAGGAGAGGGGCCATCACACCCCCTCGCTGCAACTCCTTGACGCCCAATATTCAGGTTTTTGGCAACAAAGACAAAACCCCAGAATTTTCCTCTTATCGAAGCACCTCCAGAAGGGAGGAGATGAAACCCTGCCAAGGAATCCATTTTCTATGGAAAACCAGTTTGGGTGAAACATTTCCACCTGGCTGCAAGCGTGAAGGATGTGGAGATACCAAAATCGGCCCGGTTACGCTGGGAATATAGTCAAAATCGCCCCGTTCGTTGGAGGCCGGAGCGAACCGAACGTGCACCAGGTCTTGCCCTCTTCTCCGAGCAGAGCAAAGCCAGGAGGGCTCTTCTGGGCTGTGGTGGCCAGTTGCTTCTCTTCCAGCAAGGGATAATCCAAGCCTATCTCAGCTTAGGAGCCCGGCGAAAGTGTCGCAACAGATGTTCCTCTTCTGTATGGGAAAATGCcgaggaaaacaaagaaatattctCCTGCTGAAGTCCAACATCTGTTTGAAGCTGTCTGGCTCCGGTTCAGGCTTTAATTCTTGTGACAGGTCTCTTCATGCCTTTAATTTCCCATGAAATCTAATTCAAGACGTTGTTTGTCTACAGCCTGCTCCCGGCGTTGGGGAGAGCGCGGCTGTATGCAATCCAGACGTTCCTCGCCCAAAACCAGTTCCTTGGAAtagtcttcctttaaaaaaaaaaaaaagagaagaagaagaagaaggaaaaaagcaatgtTTTGCCTCTTTCCCAATTACGACCACGCACGTTTCCCGCGACGCTCTAATCCCTTCCATCCCAGATCGCGCGCGCCCGTGCGACACACTGCCCGGATGCCGTCGATTAAAGCGTTGCGGCCGGTCCTCCGGGACGCCCTTGCCCGGTGTTTGCAACGTCGTTCTTGGAAAGCGGGATCTTGGTGCGATTTCCCACCCGGGGCGGAAACGCCTGCCGAGTTTGGGGCCATCTCGGGTCTGGTGGTGAACGGAGGCGGGACACTGCGAGCTGAAGTCGGCTGCGGATTTAAGCTGTTGCTTCCAGCCTGGAAAACGACACTGGGCTGGACTGGAGAAGCTCTGCTCCGGTTGGAGGCACCGTCGCTGCTCGCAGGAGTCACCCGGCGCTGTCGCGTGGTTGAAGGAGCCGGCGTTTGTCCCCAAATTATCCTGTGTGCTCATGGAAAGTGGCCCCATCCCGTGCGTTGTCCGGCCGTACCTTTGCCCGGCTGCAATATTAAATAGTGACTCCTTAAATCCAGGCATCGTCTTCCGGGGTCACGGGCGGGAGGCGACGGCATCGTTTGGTCCTTCAAACGAATCTGGAAACGGAGCGGAAGCACCGTAGCGGACCGAGAGCCAGCAAGCCGAGCTCGGCCCCTCGCCGACCGTGACGATCCGGCCGGCCGGTGGGCGCctggggccggggccccaggaaACGGGAACCGGCCAAGAAATTcgagctgggaaaggagctgaaatTGGGCTGTAAAACACCGCGAATCACCTCTGGGCGGATGCAGGTCGGGATTACGTTTGCGGCGGAAAAGAAAATTGCAGCTTTCGACGGGACCACTtcgagagtggggtttttttgttttttttccccgctAAAAATCTAGGGAGGCAGAAAAGTCCGGGTTAGCGCCGGCGTTGAACCGACGGAGAACGTAACGTTGGGTGAAAACTCCCGCGGGTTGGTCCCGCGCCGGCGCCGTTTTCCCGCGGTCGCCCGGATGATCGGCGCCGGTGGTCCGCATGTCTCAGCCCTGAAGAAACCCGTTTCCGCCCCGTTTTcgcctcccgctgcccccctGCCTCTCGGCACGCTGTGGCCGCCGCGGGCGTCCCCAAAATCGCCCGGCGGCCGGAGCCCTGGCATTGGCACCCGGCAGTGACCACGCTCAGGCGGCAAGTTGCAGCTGTCGCTTTATTTCCGTTTTTGTGAAAAATAACAGGGATTCAAGgatttggggaaggaggagaaaaaccaAACCGCCCCGTCCGCCCCGGTGGCGCAGGATCCGGCTCCTCCGTGGCGCGGAGCGATGGCGTTTGCCCGCCGCGGTCCGGAGCCGCCGTCGCCCTCTTGCCTCCGGAACGGAGCCGTGCCGCGGCGCTCGGCTGGGGAGATTTGcctcccgcgggcggagcggGGAGGGCGATTTCTTCccctctgtattttttatttttatcctttttttttccttttttttcctttttttttaataaaaacggTCTTCGGGggcggccggccgcggcgccaCGCGGGGAGAAGCGCCTCCCTCCAGAGTCTGCTCGCGGAAAAgaaccccaacccccccccaaataaaaagcGAAGAACCGAGAGTTCAGAAACGGGTCAAATATTGACCAAATAACTTCGGCGttcggcggccgcggggctctcgGCCGCGGCGGCCTCTTACTCGGCCGGTTTGGTGACCAGGGAGAGGGGCTGCGTCTGCGCCGGCGGGTTCggcccggcagcggcagcggcggcggcggcggctttggCGGCGGCGAGCAGCGGGCCGCCAAGGGCGGCTTTGGCGGCGGCTTTGGCGGCGAGGAAGGCGGCCGCGTGGCCGGCGAGCTGCGCCCGCGCCTCCGGCTTGGCGGTGAGCGACAGCGGTTGAGCCTGTTCCGAGTGGGTGGCAGCCGGAGCGGCCGGCGAAGCCAGCGCCGCCGACGGCGTGGCCGGCGAATCCAGCATGCTGCCGTGCGACGACGCCGGGCTGCCGCAGGGTCTCTCGGATGAtgacggtggcggcggcggcggtggcggcggcggctgctgcccgcACGGCTTCTTGCTCCTGGGCGCCGGCGAGCCTGCAGGCAGGACGGGGGGATCGGGCTGAGCAGGCAGCATCCTGCctgcgcggcggccgcgctgcccccgccagCGGCCGTACTCACCCTCGGCATCGTGGCTTTGCTGCTGCGCCAGCTTCTCCCGCTTCCGCTTCTTCTTCTTGCCCTGCGAAAGGTGGAGAAACAGATGGTGGCGGCGGCGCGAGCGTGGCGGGGTGGGAcggcgccggcggggcgccgcggcggcccccacTTACGTAGTTGTCGCGAGCCGACCACGTCGGGTAGAGCTGCGAGTGCAGCTGCCGCTCCTTGCGCGCCAGCTCGTAGTACTTGGCCTGCTCCTCCCGCGACAGCGAGTGCCACtgcagggtggggggagagagagagaagggggccGCGCTGCGAggggccgccgccgagccccccctccgccccggccaCGTCGCGAGCCCCCCGGCCACATCGCGAGCCCCGCGGCCACATCGCAAACCCTGTGGTTGCATTGCAAAGCCCACGGTCGCGTTGCGAGCATCCCGGCCGCGTTGCAAACCCTGCAGCCGCGTTGCAAAGCCCGCGGTCGTGTTGCAAAGCCTGCAGTCAGGTTGCAAACCCTGCGGTCAGGTTGCAAAACCCGCGGTCGCGTTGCAAGCATCCTGGCTGCGTTGCAAAGCCCGCGGTCGCGTTGCAAGCATCCCGGCTGTGTTGCAAACCCTGCAGCCGTGTGGCAAAGCCCACAGTCACGTTGCAAACCCCGCGGTCGCGTTGCAAGCATCCCGGCTGCGTTGCAAAGCCCACGGTCGCGTTGTGAGCATCCTGGCGGTGTTGCAAACTCTGCGGCCGCGTTGCAAACCCCGCAGTCGCGTTGCAAACCCTGCAGCCGCATTGCAAACCCCACGGTCACATTGCAAATCCCGCAATCACATTTTAAAACCCATGGCTGCATTGCAAACCCCGCGGTCATGTTGCACACCCTGTGGCTGCGTCGCAGTCCCCGTGGCTGCATTGCAAATGCCCCCGGCTGCATCGCAAAACCCACGGTCGTGTTGCAAACCACGTGGCTGCGTTGCAAACCCTGCGGCCGTGTTGCAAACCCCGCAGCTGCATTGCAAACGCCCCTGGCTGCATTGCAAACCGCACGGTCGCATTGCAAAGCCCGTGACTGTGTTGCGAACCCTGCAGCCACGTTGCAAACCTCGCGGCCGCGTTGCAAACCCCACAGCCATGTTGCAAACCTCGTAGTCGCATTGCAAACCCTGTGGCTGCGTCACAAGCCCCGCGGCCACATTGCAAACACCCCCGGCCACGTCGCGAACCCCACGGTCGTGTTGCAAACCCCATGGCTGCGTTGCAAACCCTGCAGCTGCATTGCAAATGCCCCCGGCTGCGTTGCAAACCACACGGTTACGTTGCAAAGTCCGTGGCTGCGTTGCAAACCACACGGTTACATTGCAAAGTCCGTGGCTGCGTTGTGAACCACGCGGTCACGTCACAAACACCCCTGGCCACATTGCAAACCCCGTGGCCACGTTGCAAACGCTGTGGTCGTGTTGCAAACGCTGTGGTCGTGTTGCAAACCCAGTGGTCACGTTGCAAACACCCCCGGCCACGTTGCGAACCGCACGGTCATGTGGCAAATGCCCCCGGCCGCGTTGCAAACCCCGTAGTCGCGTTGCAAAGCCCGGGGCCACCTTGCAAACACCCCCAGCCACGCTGCAGGTGCCACAGACACGCCGCAAAGCCCACGGCCATGCCGCAAATGCCACGGCCATGTTGCAAACCCTGCAGCCGCGTTGCAAACCCCGAGGCCACGCCATGGACCCCGCAGCCATACCGCAAACCCCACGGACATGCCACAAACCCTGCGGCCACGCTTTAAACCTCAAGGCCGCATTGCAAACCCTCGGCCAGGCTGTAAACCCCACGGCCACACCACGAGCCCTGCGGCCACGCTGTGAAACCCATAGCCACGCTGCAAACCCTGCAGCCACATTGCAAACCCCACGACCACATTGCAACCCACACGGCCACACTGCAAACCCCACGGCCACATTGCAAACCCCACGGCCACATTGCAACCCCCGCGGCCACATTGCAAACCCCACGGCCACATTGCAAACCCCACGGCCACATTGCAACCCCCGCAACCACACTGCAAACCCCGCGGCCACGCTGCAAACCCTGTGGCCACATTGCAACCCCCGCGGCCACATTGCAAACCCCGCGGCCACACTGCAAACCCCGCGGCCACATTGCAAACCCCGCAGCCACATTGCAAACCCCATGGCCACATTGCAAACCATGCAGCCACACTGCAAACCCCGCAACCACACTGCAAACCCCGCGGCCACGCTGCAAACCCTGTGGCCACATTGCAAACCATGCAGCCACACTGCAAACCCTGTGGCCACATTGCAAACCATGCAGCCACATTGCAAACCCCGCAACCACACTGCAAACCCCGCGGCCACGCTGCAAACCCCACGGCCACATTGCAAACCCTGTGGCCACGCTGCAAACCCCATGGCCACATTGCAACCCCCATGGCCACACTGCAAACCCCACGGCcacgccagccccgctcacccgGACCCATGGGGCTCCCAGCCGGCCCCGGCACCCACCTACCACCTCCGAGTccccgcagctcccagcagcataAAGGCACCCGGGAGCTCAATTTAGGGGCCAAAAAAGGGTCGGAAAAAGGGATGGGAGGAGACCGGCGATGCCCCTACCCGCCTGCCCAGGATCTGGTTGATGGCGGCGCTCTCCTTCAGCGTGCACTCGGCCACCACCTTGGCCCTCATCTCCTTCATGTAGAGCATGAAGGCGTTGAGGGGCTTCTTGATGTGGGGCTTCTTCTCCTCGTCCttcttccccgccgccgccggcgatTTCCTGCAAGGAGC encodes:
- the TCF7L1 gene encoding transcription factor 7-like 1, which produces MKWPLLDVPAGATLKDSRSPSPAHLANKVPVVQHPHHVHPLTPLITYSNDRFSPGSPPAHLSPDIDPKTGIPRPPHPSELPPYYPLSPGAVGQIPHPLGWLVPQQGQPVYSIPPGGFRHPYPALAMNASVSSLMSSRFSPHVVPPPVPPPSPGLHPPGIPHPAIVSPVVKQEPAQPGANPGASAKSPAAAGKKDEEKKPHIKKPLNAFMLYMKEMRAKVVAECTLKESAAINQILGRRWHSLSREEQAKYYELARKERQLHSQLYPTWSARDNYGKKKKRKREKLAQQQSHDAEGSPAPRSKKPCGQQPPPPPPPPPPSSSERPCGSPASSHGSMLDSPATPSAALASPAAPAATHSEQAQPLSLTAKPEARAQLAGHAAAFLAAKAAAKAALGGPLLAAAKAAAAAAAAAGPNPPAQTQPLSLVTKPAE